In one window of Ferriphaselus amnicola DNA:
- the rpoE gene encoding RNA polymerase sigma factor RpoE, with protein MGDREVDQQLVERTQRGDKRAFELLVAKYQRKLGRLISRFIRDPAEVEDVTQEAFIKAYRALPAFRGESAFYTWLYRIGINTAKNYLLASGRRAPTSTPFDAEEAEGFEDAGLLHEVSTPENELMSKQVVEVVNASLQQLPDDLRTALTLREIEGLSYEEIASVMNCPVGTVRSRIFRAREAIAQNLRPLLGTNKDTRW; from the coding sequence ATGGGTGATAGGGAAGTAGATCAGCAACTGGTGGAAAGGACGCAGCGCGGAGATAAGCGCGCGTTTGAGCTGCTGGTCGCTAAATATCAGCGCAAGCTGGGGCGGCTGATCTCGCGCTTTATCCGTGACCCAGCAGAAGTTGAAGATGTGACCCAGGAGGCATTCATCAAGGCGTATCGGGCATTGCCGGCGTTTCGTGGTGAGAGTGCGTTCTACACATGGTTGTACCGCATAGGCATCAATACCGCCAAAAACTACCTTTTGGCGAGTGGGCGACGTGCTCCAACGAGTACGCCCTTTGACGCCGAGGAGGCTGAAGGTTTTGAGGATGCGGGGTTGTTGCACGAAGTCAGTACGCCAGAAAATGAACTGATGAGTAAGCAGGTGGTCGAAGTGGTGAATGCGTCCTTGCAGCAGCTCCCAGATGATCTGCGTACTGCACTGACCTTGCGTGAGATTGAAGGCTTGAGTTACGAAGAGATCGCAAGTGTGATGAATTGTCCGGTCGGAACGGTGCGCTCCCGCATTTTCCGAGCTCGCGAAGCTATTGCACAGAATTTACGCCCATTGTTGGGCACCAATAAAGATACGAGGTGGTAA
- the nadB gene encoding L-aspartate oxidase has product MTFSDIVRHLLYLQKPVQFDTLIIGSGLAGLSLALKLADRQKVGLITKKSTLDGASGQAQGGIAAVLSSEDSFEAHIRDTLIAGAGLCDEATTRFVVEHGKAAIEWLIAQGVAFTRDEASERGYHLTREGGHSYRRIIHAADATGHAVQATLAARAAAHPNITVLERYNSVDLITGVKLGLNDNRCYGAYALDCVTGEVATLAARNTVLATGGAGKVYVYSTNPDTATGDGIAMGWRAGCRVANMEFIQFHPTCLYHPHARSFLISEAVRGEGGLLKLPDGTRFMPWHDERAELAPRDVVARAIDFEMKKRGLDCVYLDISHQSEAFLHEHFPNILAHCHELGIDITREPIPVVPAAHYTCGGLITDLNGHTDVRHLYAIGETAYTGLHGANRLASNSLLECLIFAESAAQDILTQVPAIMPELPRWDESQVTDADEEVVISHNWAELRRFMWDYVGIVRTNKRLQRAANRIRLLHEEINEYYAHFRVSSDLLELRNLVLSADLIVQSAQLRHESRGLHYSKDYPTTLSDASPTILTPKNYRTLTV; this is encoded by the coding sequence ATGACATTTTCGGATATAGTTCGACACCTTCTCTACCTTCAAAAGCCCGTGCAATTCGACACCCTGATCATCGGCAGTGGCCTCGCCGGCCTTTCACTGGCACTCAAGCTAGCTGACCGGCAAAAGGTAGGCCTCATCACAAAAAAATCCACTTTGGACGGTGCCAGCGGACAAGCTCAAGGCGGCATCGCTGCAGTACTGTCTTCCGAAGACTCATTCGAGGCGCATATCCGAGACACACTTATCGCCGGAGCCGGACTATGCGACGAAGCAACTACCCGCTTTGTGGTCGAACATGGGAAAGCCGCCATTGAGTGGCTGATCGCGCAGGGCGTAGCCTTCACCCGTGATGAAGCCAGCGAACGTGGCTATCACTTAACACGTGAAGGTGGTCACAGTTACCGTCGGATCATCCATGCTGCCGATGCCACTGGCCACGCCGTCCAAGCGACACTAGCAGCGCGTGCCGCCGCTCACCCTAACATCACGGTACTTGAACGATACAACTCGGTCGATCTTATCACCGGCGTAAAGTTAGGACTAAATGACAATCGCTGCTACGGGGCTTACGCGCTCGATTGTGTCACTGGTGAAGTGGCCACTCTCGCCGCACGAAACACCGTGCTAGCCACCGGGGGTGCAGGCAAGGTCTATGTGTACAGTACAAATCCAGATACAGCCACCGGCGACGGCATCGCCATGGGCTGGCGTGCAGGTTGCCGCGTCGCCAATATGGAGTTCATCCAATTTCATCCCACTTGCCTCTACCACCCACACGCTCGATCATTCCTAATTTCCGAAGCAGTGCGTGGCGAAGGCGGATTACTCAAGCTGCCGGATGGCACTCGCTTCATGCCTTGGCACGACGAACGAGCAGAGCTTGCGCCACGCGATGTAGTCGCTAGAGCGATTGATTTTGAAATGAAAAAACGCGGGCTCGACTGTGTCTATTTGGACATTTCACACCAGTCAGAGGCATTCCTGCATGAGCACTTTCCGAACATACTCGCGCACTGCCATGAGCTTGGCATCGACATCACCCGCGAGCCGATTCCCGTCGTTCCGGCGGCCCACTACACCTGTGGCGGCTTGATTACTGACCTGAATGGACACACAGATGTTAGGCATCTCTACGCGATTGGCGAAACCGCTTACACCGGGCTACATGGCGCCAACCGACTAGCCAGCAACTCGCTGCTGGAGTGCTTAATTTTCGCTGAATCCGCTGCGCAAGATATACTTACCCAAGTTCCCGCCATCATGCCTGAGCTACCTCGCTGGGATGAGAGTCAGGTCACCGATGCAGACGAGGAGGTTGTGATCTCTCACAACTGGGCCGAGCTACGTCGCTTCATGTGGGACTATGTCGGCATCGTTCGCACTAACAAACGCCTGCAAAGAGCCGCCAATCGCATCCGCCTGTTGCATGAGGAAATTAATGAGTACTACGCTCATTTTCGCGTCAGCTCAGACCTACTAGAACTGCGCAACCTGGTTCTATCTGCCGACTTAATCGTACAAAGTGCGCAACTACGCCACGAAAGCCGAGGATTGCACTACAGCAAGGACTATCCGACCACCCTATCTGATGCATCCCCAACCATTCTTACACCGAAGAATTATCGAACACTCACTGTGTAG
- a CDS encoding MucB/RseB C-terminal domain-containing protein, which translates to MIASCLRILVAGALCATVSAYAESGKPVDPGWLQTLAFAAHKTEFSGTFVYQHGNHVETSRIVHLVDAKGEHERLESLDGPHREVYRDNGLVWCVLGDHHSVRIEKSANRRSFPDLLPEQLISLNENYQIREGERSRVAGFEAQAIIFKPRDGLRYSHKMWAHLDSGLLLKSIMLDEKGMPVEQYAFTQLSFGSKLDRAWLATVTTPPEAIQSKSVAVKLENTGWRVDAMPIGFKKLTEMRRPLRDRKQPVIQQVYSDGLAGISVFIEPERRPDEVVGLTSHGAINIVSRSMDGFRVTVVGEVPARTVVQIADSVRYAGQ; encoded by the coding sequence ATGATAGCCAGCTGTCTGCGTATTTTGGTCGCAGGCGCTTTGTGTGCGACTGTCTCTGCTTACGCGGAGTCTGGTAAGCCCGTTGATCCTGGTTGGCTGCAAACTTTGGCTTTTGCGGCACATAAAACTGAATTCAGCGGCACTTTTGTCTATCAGCACGGCAATCATGTGGAGACCTCCCGCATTGTTCATTTGGTGGATGCCAAAGGCGAACATGAGCGTCTAGAGTCATTGGACGGCCCCCACCGAGAGGTTTATCGTGACAACGGACTAGTCTGGTGCGTATTGGGCGACCATCACAGCGTGCGCATAGAGAAAAGCGCGAATCGTCGTTCCTTTCCTGATTTGTTGCCAGAGCAGTTGATTTCGTTGAATGAGAACTACCAGATTCGCGAGGGAGAGCGTTCACGCGTTGCCGGATTCGAGGCGCAAGCAATTATCTTCAAGCCGCGCGATGGTTTGCGCTATTCCCATAAAATGTGGGCTCACCTCGATTCTGGCCTTCTTTTGAAAAGTATCATGTTGGACGAGAAGGGCATGCCAGTGGAGCAGTACGCCTTTACTCAGTTGAGTTTTGGTAGCAAGCTGGACCGTGCGTGGCTTGCTACGGTGACGACGCCACCTGAAGCTATTCAGTCAAAGTCGGTGGCGGTGAAGCTGGAAAATACCGGCTGGCGCGTGGATGCAATGCCGATCGGATTCAAAAAACTGACTGAAATGCGCCGCCCGCTGCGTGACCGCAAGCAACCGGTGATTCAGCAGGTGTACAGCGATGGTCTGGCGGGCATCTCGGTATTTATCGAACCTGAGCGTCGCCCTGATGAGGTGGTTGGGCTGACCAGTCATGGAGCGATTAACATCGTTAGCCGCTCTATGGATGGCTTTAGGGTGACTGTCGTGGGCGAGGTGCCTGCGCGTACCGTGGTTCAAATCGCCGACTCCGTGCGCTACGCCGGTCAATAA
- a CDS encoding sigma-E factor negative regulatory protein, translating to MKQQISALMDGELFDDDAETLLDVMKRHPEADEDWQTYHLIGDILRQPDQAHADISTVMRQRLQAEPTVLAPKARTRQQKARWFALSAAASVLAVGVVAWMSVQISPEVTPQLAAQQQEFNVRPASYSVEGGVNDYLMAHQEMSPSSDIQGAVPYARAAVSGQQGR from the coding sequence ATGAAACAACAGATTTCTGCGCTGATGGATGGTGAACTGTTTGACGATGATGCTGAAACACTGCTCGACGTCATGAAGCGCCACCCCGAAGCGGATGAGGACTGGCAGACTTACCATCTGATTGGGGATATCCTGCGCCAACCAGATCAAGCGCATGCTGACATTAGCACTGTGATGCGCCAGCGTTTACAGGCAGAACCTACGGTGCTAGCTCCTAAGGCTAGAACTCGTCAGCAAAAGGCGCGCTGGTTCGCTCTGTCGGCGGCAGCATCGGTCTTGGCAGTGGGTGTGGTTGCTTGGATGTCTGTCCAAATTTCGCCGGAAGTCACACCGCAACTGGCCGCGCAGCAGCAAGAGTTCAATGTGCGCCCTGCCAGCTATTCTGTCGAAGGTGGTGTCAATGACTACCTGATGGCTCATCAGGAAATGTCGCCTAGTTCCGATATTCAGGGTGCGGTACCCTATGCTCGTGCCGCAGTTTCCGGACAGCAAGGTCGATGA
- a CDS encoding PAS domain S-box protein: MLMATALCLWVVLAWFVSSSLYNRELDTLVGNEQRHAQELSDDVADSIRRNLHYVSGIPDTFQHALRVWKSVEKFGPTAQATRLPKDVVIKQWSADAELNDLSRYLELIQSSLGVDGLFVVNAAGDCVAANNWNKPDTSLGTNFVDRQWFVEARNGHRAMQYAMGRTTHVPGLFFATPINLNGQFMGAIVAKMNLSSLSFLTRQADAYVADSNGVIILAHDATMLMKSIPGNLLSTMSERDRLALYQRSSIAELNVESWGDQDHAQLKRIQGEPFPHLLASTKLTEYGLTTFAESDLQGLSTIESERRGRFIIFSLLGSVLIVIGGGVLLYFRSVSESRFRVEASEERLRLLLESVNSGIWGQSSEGVCTFVNAAAAKLLGYAPEELIGQPLHALVHHSHPDGQHYPQAGCPMFATGVDGEPRIAADEVLWCKDGQSIPVEYATYPMRKDGVLTGAVIVFDDMSKRKALEKQMQEQEAVYSAAIQTSVDGFWAVDMRGNFVDVNDAYLKRSGYSRDEMLGMSIVDVEVCEPPVTVLDIAKVVALGSDSFESQHKAKTGELWEVEVCVSHVAYAGGRMFCFIKDITERKLQAQQLESARQKAESANRAKSDFLANMSHEIRTPMNAVIGLSGLALDSVDKEEQCSYLRQILDSSKSLLGILNDILDLSKIEARQMSIEPHEFSLDGLLDSLVRMFELRAKEQGLIFSLERDAHVPNILIGDQLRLKQILINLLGNAFKFTARGQVKLHVLQLSRDGSEITLDFAVQDSGIGMTLEQLGNLFQPFAQADNSITRRFGGTGLGLAISRTLAQLMKGDIRVESQLGIGSTFHCQISLVVADERQVAAYASHDKVDNTVSVLKDAAATLRSKRVLLVEDNRVNQMVASQMLKKLGMEVDIANHGVEAIGRVQNGRYDVVLMDIQMPVMDGLEATKLIRQESQFATLPIVAMSAGVTLDEQEKCTSAGMTSFIGKPIDLGQLTQKLLELCHQDGSGVAD; the protein is encoded by the coding sequence ATGCTGATGGCTACGGCGTTGTGTCTATGGGTGGTACTGGCGTGGTTTGTTTCTAGCAGCTTATACAATCGAGAGCTTGATACCTTGGTCGGCAATGAGCAGCGACACGCTCAGGAGTTGTCGGACGATGTGGCTGATAGTATTCGTAGAAACCTGCATTATGTGTCTGGAATTCCAGATACTTTTCAACACGCTCTGCGAGTGTGGAAAAGTGTCGAGAAGTTTGGCCCCACAGCGCAAGCGACCCGCTTACCCAAGGATGTAGTCATCAAGCAATGGAGTGCCGATGCTGAGCTGAACGATCTCAGTCGCTATCTAGAGCTAATCCAGAGTTCACTCGGTGTCGATGGCCTATTCGTGGTTAATGCCGCTGGTGATTGCGTGGCGGCTAATAACTGGAATAAACCCGACACCTCGCTTGGGACGAATTTCGTTGATCGTCAGTGGTTTGTTGAGGCTCGCAACGGGCATCGCGCCATGCAGTATGCGATGGGTAGAACCACTCACGTTCCTGGTTTGTTCTTTGCGACACCCATCAACTTGAATGGGCAGTTTATGGGGGCGATCGTCGCCAAGATGAACCTGTCCTCATTGTCGTTTTTGACGCGCCAAGCGGATGCCTATGTGGCCGACTCGAATGGAGTCATCATTCTTGCGCACGACGCCACCATGTTGATGAAAAGCATACCGGGAAACTTGCTGAGCACGATGAGTGAGCGCGATAGGTTGGCGCTCTATCAGCGCAGCAGTATTGCTGAGTTAAACGTGGAGTCTTGGGGTGATCAAGATCATGCGCAGTTGAAACGCATTCAAGGTGAGCCGTTTCCACATTTACTGGCATCGACCAAACTGACCGAATACGGCCTAACGACTTTTGCTGAGAGCGATCTTCAGGGCCTATCCACCATCGAAAGTGAGCGGCGAGGACGGTTTATTATCTTCAGCCTGTTGGGGAGTGTATTGATTGTCATCGGCGGCGGCGTACTGCTGTATTTTCGTTCGGTTAGTGAGTCTAGGTTTCGGGTGGAGGCCAGTGAGGAACGCTTGCGCCTTTTACTGGAATCAGTAAATAGCGGGATTTGGGGGCAGTCATCTGAAGGGGTTTGCACTTTTGTCAATGCGGCGGCGGCCAAGTTGCTGGGTTATGCACCCGAAGAGTTGATCGGGCAGCCCCTTCATGCCTTGGTGCATCACAGTCACCCTGATGGTCAACATTACCCTCAGGCAGGCTGTCCGATGTTTGCTACCGGAGTCGATGGTGAGCCGCGTATTGCTGCCGATGAAGTCTTGTGGTGCAAGGATGGACAGAGTATTCCGGTTGAGTATGCGACGTATCCGATGCGTAAGGACGGAGTCTTGACAGGGGCGGTCATTGTTTTTGACGATATGTCCAAGCGCAAGGCCCTAGAGAAGCAAATGCAGGAGCAAGAGGCCGTTTATAGTGCGGCTATCCAGACCTCGGTCGATGGTTTCTGGGCGGTCGATATGCGCGGTAACTTTGTGGACGTGAATGATGCTTACTTAAAGCGATCTGGCTACAGTCGAGATGAGATGCTTGGGATGAGCATCGTAGATGTCGAAGTGTGTGAGCCACCCGTCACGGTTTTAGATATCGCCAAGGTCGTTGCGTTGGGCAGCGATAGCTTTGAAAGTCAGCATAAGGCCAAGACGGGCGAACTGTGGGAGGTTGAGGTTTGCGTTTCACATGTTGCCTATGCGGGTGGGCGCATGTTCTGCTTCATCAAGGACATCACTGAACGGAAACTGCAAGCACAGCAGTTGGAAAGTGCGCGGCAAAAGGCCGAGTCCGCCAATCGTGCCAAGAGCGATTTTCTGGCCAATATGTCTCACGAGATACGCACCCCTATGAATGCGGTGATCGGCTTGTCTGGTTTGGCGCTGGATAGCGTAGATAAAGAGGAACAGTGCAGTTATTTGCGTCAAATTCTGGACTCTTCAAAATCATTGCTTGGCATTCTCAACGACATTCTTGACCTATCCAAGATTGAGGCGCGGCAGATGTCCATCGAACCACATGAATTTTCGCTGGATGGATTGCTTGATAGTTTGGTGCGTATGTTCGAGTTGCGAGCCAAGGAACAAGGGCTTATATTCAGTCTTGAGCGTGACGCTCACGTGCCGAATATCCTCATCGGAGATCAGTTGCGTCTGAAGCAGATTCTGATAAATCTCTTGGGTAATGCCTTCAAGTTCACCGCGCGAGGACAGGTCAAACTTCACGTGCTACAACTGAGCAGAGATGGCTCTGAAATCACACTGGATTTTGCGGTGCAGGATAGTGGCATCGGTATGACACTGGAACAGCTTGGTAATTTGTTCCAACCCTTTGCTCAGGCAGACAACTCGATCACCCGTCGTTTCGGAGGTACGGGTTTGGGTTTGGCGATTAGTCGCACTCTGGCGCAACTGATGAAGGGCGACATTCGAGTCGAGAGTCAATTGGGTATAGGTAGTACGTTCCATTGCCAGATCAGCTTGGTCGTCGCAGATGAGAGGCAAGTGGCGGCCTATGCGTCCCACGATAAAGTCGATAACACGGTGTCAGTACTCAAGGATGCTGCGGCAACTTTGCGTAGCAAGCGGGTCTTGTTGGTCGAGGATAATCGGGTTAATCAGATGGTTGCCAGTCAGATGCTAAAAAAGCTGGGAATGGAAGTGGATATTGCTAACCATGGTGTAGAAGCGATCGGGCGAGTGCAGAACGGGCGCTATGATGTGGTGCTGATGGATATTCAGATGCCGGTAATGGATGGGCTAGAAGCGACTAAACTTATCCGTCAGGAGTCGCAGTTCGCTACTCTACCCATCGTGGCAATGAGCGCAGGCGTGACCTTGGATGAGCAGGAAAAGTGTACCAGCGCTGGGATGACATCATTCATCGGTAAGCCGATAGATTTGGGGCAACTCACCCAGAAATTGCTCGAACTTTGTCATCAGGATGGTTCTGGAGTTGCGGATTAG
- a CDS encoding DegQ family serine endoprotease has protein sequence MLLNLLKFAVAILFLQVGVVSAKELPDFTELVEKQGPAVVNISTVQVLKSPQQMFPGISENDPFFEYFRHFFPQQAPRDQEVQSLGSGFIISQDGYILTNAHVVESADKITVRLTDKREFKAKVIGADKRTDVAVLKIEASGLPMVATSEPDALKVGEWVVAIGSPFGFSNSVTAGIVSAKGRSLPNDKGENIVPFIQTDVAINPGNSGGPLFNMKGEVVGINSQIYSRSGGYMGLAFAIPIDVALDVAGQLRTSGKVTRGRIGVSIEEVTSEKAESFGMGQAQGALISSVEKDGPADKAGVRFGDVVLKFNGKAVVTSGDLPKMVRTARPGSKAVIEVWRNGATKELSLTVGEMHEDAKAASVPRVGKSPAVEAAPLVRLGISVIELTAEQKQQLRVNGGLVVEEVKNSAARQAGLQRSDVILAIGNIEIVSLAQFNHVLKQAPTGKNVALLVRRGDGASYLAIKLDEK, from the coding sequence ATGTTGTTAAACTTGCTCAAATTTGCAGTCGCTATTCTATTTTTGCAGGTGGGTGTGGTTTCGGCCAAGGAACTGCCGGATTTCACCGAATTAGTCGAGAAACAAGGCCCCGCCGTCGTCAATATCAGCACCGTTCAGGTGTTGAAGTCTCCGCAGCAGATGTTCCCTGGGATTTCTGAGAATGATCCGTTCTTCGAGTATTTCCGCCATTTCTTTCCTCAACAGGCTCCGCGCGATCAGGAAGTTCAGTCGTTAGGTTCCGGCTTCATCATCAGTCAGGATGGCTATATCTTGACCAATGCTCATGTGGTCGAGAGCGCCGACAAGATTACGGTGCGGCTGACCGATAAGCGTGAATTTAAAGCTAAAGTGATTGGCGCAGACAAACGTACGGATGTTGCTGTACTCAAGATCGAGGCTAGCGGTTTGCCGATGGTGGCGACCAGCGAGCCGGATGCGCTGAAGGTCGGGGAGTGGGTCGTGGCGATAGGCTCGCCGTTCGGTTTCAGCAATAGCGTGACTGCCGGCATCGTCAGTGCTAAGGGGCGATCATTGCCCAATGACAAGGGCGAGAACATCGTGCCGTTCATTCAGACGGATGTGGCGATCAACCCAGGCAACTCTGGTGGCCCGCTGTTCAATATGAAGGGCGAAGTAGTCGGCATCAACTCGCAGATATATAGCCGTTCCGGCGGTTACATGGGCTTGGCCTTTGCTATTCCTATCGACGTGGCTCTAGATGTGGCCGGGCAATTGCGCACTAGCGGCAAGGTCACCCGAGGACGCATTGGCGTTTCTATCGAAGAGGTGACTAGCGAGAAGGCTGAGTCCTTTGGTATGGGACAGGCGCAGGGCGCACTCATCAGTAGTGTGGAAAAAGATGGTCCGGCGGATAAGGCCGGAGTTCGTTTTGGCGATGTGGTGCTGAAATTCAATGGCAAAGCTGTCGTGACGTCGGGCGATCTGCCTAAAATGGTGCGTACCGCTCGCCCTGGCAGCAAGGCGGTGATTGAGGTGTGGCGCAATGGCGCGACGAAGGAGTTGAGTTTGACCGTTGGTGAGATGCATGAGGACGCAAAAGCCGCCAGTGTGCCGCGCGTTGGAAAGTCGCCCGCTGTAGAGGCCGCGCCACTTGTGCGATTGGGAATCAGCGTCATTGAGTTGACTGCCGAGCAGAAGCAGCAGCTGCGCGTCAACGGCGGATTGGTCGTGGAGGAGGTGAAAAACAGCGCGGCGCGTCAGGCGGGGCTACAACGTAGCGATGTGATTCTTGCCATCGGCAATATCGAAATCGTATCGTTGGCGCAATTCAACCACGTGCTGAAACAAGCGCCGACGGGTAAGAACGTCGCTCTTCTGGTTCGACGCGGAGATGGCGCCTCCTACTTGGCGATCAAGTTGGACGAGAAGTAG
- the flhA gene encoding flagellar biosynthesis protein FlhA, producing the protein MDWLLKLQEIIKRAGLRSLAGPVLIIMILGMMVLPLPPFLLDILFTFNIAIAIMVLLVSMNTTKALDFAAFPTVLLMTTLLRLSLNVASARIVLLEGHTGPDAAGKVIESFGEFLVGGNYAVGIVVFAILVVINFVVITKGAGRIAEVGARFTLDAMPGKQMAIDADLNAGLIGEDVARKRRAEIAQEADFYGAMDGASKFVRGDAVAGIIILLINIIGGFVVGVLQHNLDVATAARNYTLLTIGDGLVAQIPALVISTAAGVVVSRVSTEENIGQQIIGQLFSQPQVLVLTAIIIGMMGAIPGMPHFAFLLLAGSLGGLAYWLIKKQQVAAEKPVVEAAPVALTESQEASWEDVAQVDVLGLEVGYRLIVMVDKTQDGDLLRRIKGIRKKFTQDIGFLPPPVHIRDNLDLRPNSYRISLKGAEIGMGEAFPNMFLAINPGNVLGDLPGTPTKDPAFGLPAVWVDAPMREQAQSMGYTVVDAGTVVATHLSHLIHTYSAELLGRQEVQQLLDHLTKIAPKLTEDLIPKLMPLSTVQKVMQSLLDEGMHVRDMRTIIETLAEYAPQTQDPYQLTSLVRIALGPAIVQQYCPSAQELQVIGMDKELEYILMQAMQASGGHSAIEPGLADTLLREARSATQEQEQLGLPTVLLVPGQLRVLLARFLKRALPQLRVISHEEVPDFKSVRVTAMVGGRA; encoded by the coding sequence ATGGACTGGCTGCTTAAACTGCAAGAAATTATCAAGCGTGCGGGACTGCGCTCACTGGCGGGGCCGGTGCTGATCATCATGATCCTGGGCATGATGGTGTTGCCGTTGCCCCCGTTCCTGCTCGATATATTATTCACCTTCAACATCGCCATCGCCATCATGGTGTTGCTGGTGAGTATGAACACCACCAAGGCACTGGATTTTGCCGCTTTCCCGACCGTGCTATTGATGACTACGCTGCTGCGATTGTCACTGAACGTGGCTTCTGCGCGTATCGTGTTGTTGGAAGGGCACACCGGGCCGGACGCGGCGGGTAAAGTGATCGAGTCGTTCGGCGAGTTTCTGGTCGGCGGCAACTACGCCGTGGGTATCGTGGTGTTCGCGATTCTGGTGGTGATTAACTTCGTAGTGATTACCAAGGGTGCTGGCCGCATTGCTGAAGTGGGTGCGCGGTTCACTTTGGACGCGATGCCGGGCAAGCAGATGGCAATCGATGCCGACCTCAATGCGGGTCTGATCGGCGAGGATGTGGCGCGCAAGCGTCGTGCCGAGATCGCTCAGGAAGCTGATTTCTACGGGGCGATGGACGGCGCCTCTAAGTTCGTGCGCGGCGATGCTGTCGCCGGCATCATCATCTTGCTCATCAACATCATCGGCGGTTTTGTGGTTGGCGTTTTGCAGCATAATCTGGACGTGGCGACCGCTGCTCGTAACTACACTTTGCTGACCATCGGTGATGGTCTGGTAGCGCAAATACCTGCGCTGGTGATTTCGACAGCTGCCGGTGTGGTCGTCAGTCGCGTATCCACGGAAGAGAATATCGGTCAGCAGATCATCGGCCAGTTGTTTAGTCAGCCACAAGTGCTGGTGCTGACCGCCATCATCATCGGCATGATGGGCGCGATTCCCGGAATGCCACACTTTGCTTTCCTGTTATTGGCTGGATCGTTGGGCGGCTTGGCTTACTGGCTCATCAAAAAGCAACAAGTGGCGGCTGAGAAACCTGTCGTTGAGGCGGCGCCAGTCGCCCTAACCGAGTCGCAAGAAGCGAGCTGGGAAGATGTTGCGCAAGTCGATGTGCTGGGCTTGGAAGTTGGCTACCGTTTGATCGTCATGGTGGATAAGACCCAAGACGGCGACCTGTTGCGGCGCATCAAGGGCATCCGCAAGAAATTTACCCAAGACATCGGCTTCCTGCCGCCTCCGGTGCATATCCGTGACAACCTCGATTTGCGTCCGAACTCCTATCGTATCAGCCTGAAGGGGGCCGAGATCGGCATGGGTGAGGCATTTCCCAATATGTTCTTGGCGATCAATCCCGGTAATGTGCTGGGCGATCTGCCCGGCACGCCGACTAAAGATCCCGCTTTCGGCTTACCCGCTGTGTGGGTGGATGCCCCTATGCGCGAACAAGCACAAAGCATGGGTTATACCGTGGTGGATGCTGGAACGGTGGTCGCAACGCATTTGTCGCACCTGATCCACACCTATTCCGCCGAGTTGCTGGGGCGGCAAGAGGTGCAGCAACTGCTGGATCATTTGACCAAGATCGCACCCAAGCTGACCGAAGATCTGATACCGAAACTGATGCCACTTTCTACGGTACAGAAGGTGATGCAGAGTCTGCTCGACGAGGGCATGCACGTGCGAGATATGCGCACCATTATCGAGACGCTGGCCGAATATGCGCCGCAGACTCAAGACCCATATCAGCTCACTTCGCTGGTGCGCATCGCCTTGGGCCCTGCCATCGTGCAGCAATACTGCCCGTCGGCACAGGAGTTGCAGGTCATCGGTATGGACAAAGAGCTGGAGTACATCCTGATGCAAGCGATGCAGGCCAGTGGCGGGCATTCCGCCATCGAGCCAGGGCTTGCCGATACTTTGTTGCGTGAGGCGCGTTCTGCTACTCAGGAACAAGAACAGCTGGGCTTGCCCACGGTCTTGCTGGTGCCAGGGCAGCTTCGTGTCCTGCTTGCGCGTTTCCTCAAGCGTGCTCTGCCGCAGCTGCGTGTTATTTCGCATGAAGAGGTTCCCGATTTCAAATCGGTGCGTGTCACAGCCATGGTGGGCGGTCGTGCTTGA
- a CDS encoding SoxR reducing system RseC family protein, giving the protein MLEARAVVIRTDAKQAWVEARHDVSGCGTCQGNGCGSSKLSQMFCSNKERLFSVNNPISAQAGDEVVIAVNEGAVLHGVAMVYLLPLTGLLLGGVLGASFVQQAGQRDAYAALGAGCGLLLGFFFSQILTQRRRKAGGQAYIARRWQGD; this is encoded by the coding sequence GTGTTGGAAGCCCGCGCTGTTGTCATTCGTACCGATGCCAAACAAGCCTGGGTCGAAGCGCGGCATGATGTCTCTGGGTGTGGTACGTGCCAGGGAAACGGCTGTGGTAGTAGCAAACTATCCCAAATGTTCTGCTCTAACAAAGAGCGTCTGTTCAGCGTCAATAATCCGATCTCTGCACAGGCGGGTGATGAAGTGGTCATCGCGGTCAATGAAGGTGCGGTACTGCATGGCGTGGCGATGGTCTATCTGCTGCCATTGACTGGGTTGTTATTAGGGGGAGTGTTAGGAGCTTCCTTTGTGCAGCAGGCTGGGCAGCGTGATGCTTATGCGGCGTTAGGGGCTGGTTGTGGTTTGTTGTTGGGTTTTTTCTTTTCACAAATACTGACGCAGCGTCGCCGTAAGGCAGGAGGGCAGGCTTATATCGCTCGGCGCTGGCAGGGAGATTGA